One region of Populus trichocarpa isolate Nisqually-1 chromosome 4, P.trichocarpa_v4.1, whole genome shotgun sequence genomic DNA includes:
- the LOC7494329 gene encoding uncharacterized protein LOC7494329 yields MSRFLTIGNIKKVARLIFSKQKSSSNQLLEVKKYGTVVSVGLHLPQFRYYSQYSFPSRGYSSFALYNVKEQFGRRCFTSCYSSTSDVVTRNAQLAWKRLCRKGSANGWSFPRISRIAQAVSLALTRSHLVVPSALALTCGQVAWAQRTLVESDFYPNSLYMRAQDGHAYVTLLVSAVVDAFVLLVRAIYLAILFSPSMMMAPFADSCGPEFRKIWLHVVHRTLEKAGPAFIKWGQWAATRPDLFPRDLCTKLSELHSKAPEHSFAYTKKTIERAFGRKLSEIFEDFEEVPVASGSIAQVHRASLRFRYPGKKQTKPTIVAVKVRHPGVGESIRRDFMIINLVAKISTFIPTLNWLRLDESLQQFGVFMMSQVDLAREAAQLSRFIYNFRRWKDVSFPKPVYPLVHPAVLVESYEQGESVSHYVDDLEGHNRIKSALAHIGTHALLKMLLVDNFIHADMHPGNILVRLSKNSSSRKRLFKSKPHVIFLDVGMTAELSQGDRINLINFFKAVATRDGRTAAESALSLSKRQNCPNPKAFIEEVEESFTFWGTPEGDLVHPADCMQQLLEKVRRHRVNIDGNVCTVMVTTLVLEGWQRKLDPGYNVMQTLQTLLLRADWAKSLSYTIDGLMGP; encoded by the exons ATGTCCAG GTTTTTGACGAttggaaatattaaaaaagtggCACGGTTGATTTTCAGTAAACAGAAAAGTAGTAGTAATCAATTATTGGAAGTAAAAAAGTATGGGACAGTAGTTTCAGTTGGTTTGCATTTACCGCAATTTAGATATTACTCGCAATATAGCTTTCCGAGTAGAGGGTATTCGTCTTTTGCATTGTACAATGTTAAAGAGCAGTTTGGACGGAGGTGTTTTACAAGTTGTTATTCATCTACGAGTGATGTGGTGACACGCAATGCCCAGCTTGCTTGGAAAAGGCTATGCAGGAAAGGTTCTGCTAATGGCTGGAGTTTTCCTCGGATAAGTAGGATAGCTCAAGCAGTTAGCTTGGCTTTGACACGGTCTCATTTGGTGGTTCCCAGTGCTTTAGCATTGACATGTGGGCAGGTGGCATGGGCACAAAGAACGTTGGTGGAATCGGATTTTTATCCGAATTCTTTGTATATGCGTGCACAAGATGGGCATGCTTATGTCACGTTGTTAGTATCTGCTGTTGTAGATGCATTTGTGTTGTTAGTGAGAGCTATATATTTAGCAATTTTGTTCTCGCCCAGCATGATGATGGCTCCATTTGCTGATTCTTGTGGACCAGAGTTTAGGAAAATATGGCTTCATGTTGTTCATCGGACACTGGAGAAAGCAGGTCCAGCATTTATAAAATGGGGTCAATGGGCAGCTACCCGGCCAGATCTATTCCCTAGAGATTTATGCACCAAGCTTTCAGAGCTGCATTCCAAAGCTCCTGAACATAGTTTTGCCTACACGAAGAAAACTATTGAAAGAGCATTTGGTCGCAAGCTTTCTGAAATCTTTGAGGATTTTGAAGAAGTTCCTGTAGCATCTGGAAGTATTGCTCAAGTGCATCGGGCCTCTCTGAGATTTCGTTACCCTGGTAAAAAACAGACAAAGCCTACCATAGTTGCTGTAAAGGTTAGACATCCTGGTGTTGGTGAATCAATTAGAAGAGACTTTATGATAATAAACTTGGTTGCAAAGATATCAACATTTATTCCAACTTTGAATTGGCTGAGACTGGATGAGAGCCTGCAACAGTTTGGTGTTTTCATGATGTCTCAAGTGGATCTTGCAAGGGAAGCTGCGCAATTAAGCCGCTTTATATATAACTTCCGAAGGTGGAAAGATGTTTCTTTTCCCAAGCCTGTGTATCCACTTGTGCATCCTGCTGTTTTGGTGGAATCATATGAGCAAGGAGAAAGTGTCTCGCACTATGTAGATGACCTTGAAGGTCATAATCGAATTAAAAGTGCCCTTGCTCACATTGGAACTCATGCACTTCTGAAAATGCttctg GTGGACAACTTTATACATGCAGACATGCATCCTGGAAATATCCTTGTCCGGCTTTCTAAGAACAGTTCTTCTCGGAAACGGCTCTTTAAATCAAAGCCTCATGTCATTTTCCTCGATGTTGGCATGACTGCTGAACTTTCTCAGGGTGATCGcattaatttgatcaatttttttaaagcagtAGCCACCCGGGATGGCCGCACTGCAGCAGAATCTGCACTAAGCTTGTCAAAGCGACAAAACTGCCCAAATCCAAAGGCCTTTATTGAA GAAGTGGAAGAGTCCTTCACTTTCTGGGGTACTCCTGAAGGTGATCTAGTCCATCCTGCAGATTGCATGCAACAATTACTTGAGAAAGTCAGGCGTCATAGAGTTAATATTGATGGCAATGTTTGCACTGTCATGGTCACAACCTTGGTTCTTGAG GGCTGGCAACGGAAGCTAGATCCAGGATACAATGTGATGCAGACATTACAAACACTGCTTCTTCGAGCTGACTGGGCTAAGTCTCTTTCCTATACAATTGATGGGTTGATGGGCCCATAa
- the LOC7494330 gene encoding major strawberry allergen Fra a 1.08 isoform X3, whose amino-acid sequence MVSGTILAEHTSAVPADRLWKASFCDGHNLIPKLLPGIISSIDILEGDGAAVGSVKKFNFTDVIKDYSYVKDRVEVMDQENHIVRYSTLEGGVIGVKVKSYSVEVSLTSTNEGGCLSKMKIEYESIGDSLLSEEDANDMQQGIFAMVKAVDAHLVENPTAYA is encoded by the exons ATGGTTTCTGGAACCATTTTGGCAGAGCACACCTCTGCAGTCCCAGCAGATAGGCTATGGAAAGCATCATTCTGTGATGGCCATAACCTCATCCCTAAACTTCTGCCCGGAATCATCTCAAGCATTGATATACTTGAAGGAGATGGTGCTGCGGTTGGCTCCGTCAAGAAGTTCAACTTCACCGATG TTATCAAGGACTATAGCTATGTCAAGGATCGTGTGGAGGTGATGGACCAAGAGAATCACATAGTCAGGTATTCTACCCTTGAAGGCGGTGTTATTGGTGTCAAAGTGAAGTCCTACAGTGTTGAGGTTAGTTTGACATCAACCAATGAAGGAGGATGCTTGTCCAAGATGAAGATTGAATATGAATCAATCGGGGACAGCTTACTATCCGAGGAAGATGCCAATGATATGCAGCAAGGAATCTTTGCTATGGTGAAGGCTGTTGATGCTCACCTGGTGGAAAACCCTACTGCTTATGCGTGA
- the LOC7494330 gene encoding major strawberry allergen Fra a 1.08 isoform X2 — MVSGTILAEHTSAVPADRLWKASFCDGHNLIPKLLPGIISSIDILEGDGAAVGSVKKFNFTDVIKDYSYVKDRVEVMDQENHIVKYSTLEGGVIGVKVKSYSVEVSLTSTNEGGCLSKMKIEYESIGDSLLSEEDANDMQQGIFAMVKAVDAHLVENPTAYA; from the exons ATGGTTTCTGGAACCATTTTGGCAGAGCACACCTCTGCAGTCCCAGCAGATAGGCTATGGAAAGCATCATTCTGTGATGGCCATAACCTCATCCCTAAACTTCTGCCCGGAATCATCTCAAGCATTGATATACTTGAAGGAGATGGTGCTGCGGTTGGCTCCGTCAAGAAGTTCAACTTCACCGATG TTATCAAGGACTATAGCTATGTCAAGGATCGTGTGGAGGTGATGGACCAAGAGAATCACATAGTCAA GTATTCTACCCTTGAAGGCGGTGTTATTGGTGTCAAAGTGAAGTCCTACAGTGTTGAGGTTAGTTTGACATCAACCAATGAAGGAGGATGCTTGTCCAAGATGAAGATTGAATATGAATCAATCGGGGACAGCTTACTATCCGAGGAAGATGCCAATGATATGCAGCAAGGAATCTTTGCTATGGTGAAGGCTGTTGATGCTCACCTGGTGGAAAACCCTACTGCTTATGCGTGA
- the LOC7494330 gene encoding major strawberry allergen Fra a 1.08 isoform X1: MVSGTILAEYTSAVPADRLWKASFCDGHNLIPKLLPGIISSIDILEGDGAGVGSVKKFNFTDVIKDYSYVKDRVEVMDQENHIVRYSTLEGGVIGVKVKSYSVEVSLTSTNEGGCLSKMKIEYESIGDSLLSEEDANDMQQGIFAMVKAVDAHLVENPTAYA; encoded by the exons ATGGTTTCTGGAACCATTTTGGCAGAGTACACCTCTGCAGTCCCAGCAGATAGGCTATGGAAAGCATCATTCTGTGATGGCCATAACCTCATCCCTAAACTTCTGCCCGGAATCATCTCAAGCATTGATATACTTGAAGGAGATGGTGCCGGGGTTGGATCCGTCAAGAAGTTCAACTTCACCGATG TTATCAAGGACTATAGCTATGTCAAGGATCGTGTGGAGGTGATGGACCAAGAGAATCACATAGTCAGGTATTCTACCCTTGAAGGCGGTGTTATTGGTGTCAAAGTGAAGTCCTACAGTGTTGAGGTTAGTTTGACATCAACCAATGAAGGAGGATGCTTGTCCAAGATGAAGATTGAATATGAATCAATCGGGGACAGCTTACTATCCGAGGAAGATGCCAATGATATGCAGCAAGGAATCTTTGCTATGGTGAAGGCTGTTGATGCTCACCTGGTGGAAAACCCTACTGCTTATGCGTGA
- the LOC7494332 gene encoding transcription factor MYB102, with amino-acid sequence MGRAPCCDKNGLKKGPWTPEEDQKLVDYIQKHGYGNWRTLPKNAGLQRCGKSCRLRWTNYLRPDIKRGRFSFEEEETIIQLHSILGNKWSAIAARLPGRTDNEIKNYWNTHIRKRLLRMGIDPVTHSPRLDLLDLSSILSSSLYNSSDQMNMSRMLGVPPLVNPGLLRLATSLLSSQRDQTQNFVIQNGQEENHLPNPQVQQSQYESMIHQANIQFQTPGQEMPTCTTLTTSPCVTFSNEARIMDPNVDQYQSSTITNFSSPNSQFSTHDQWQNNGMGSNLAEDYYVPAVSSYNSNGYYGSDLMDPSSETSTFISNSSNQNFGFASVLSTPSSSPTPLNSNSTYINSSSAEDERESYCSNILKFEIPDILDAINFM; translated from the exons ATGGGTAGAGCACCTTGTTGTGACAAAAATGGGCTAAAGAAAGGGCCTTGGACCCCGGAAGAGGACCAGAAGCTGGTTGATTACATACAAAAACATGGCTATGGCAACTGGAGGACACTTCCAAAGAATGCTG GGTTGCAAAGGTGCGGAAAGAGTTGTCGTCTTCGTTGGACCAACTATCTGAGGCCTGATATCAAGAGAGGTCGGTTTTCTTTCGAAGAAGAGGAGACAATAATTCAGCTGCATAGTATATTGGGAAACAA GTGGTCTGCCATTGCTGCTCGATTGCCTGGAAGAACAGACAACGAGATCAAGAACTACTGGAACACACACATTAGGAAGAGGCTTCTAAGAATGGGAATTGATCCGGTGACTCATAGTCCAAGACTTGATCTTCTTGACCTCTCCTCAATCCTGAGCTCATCTCTTTACAACTCCTCTGATCAAATGAACATGTCAAGAATGCTTGGTGTCCCACCTTTAGTGAACCCAGGACTTCTAAGGCTAGCCACATCTCTCTTATCTTCTCAACGTGACCAAACCCAAAACTTCGTCATCCAAAATGGTCAAGAAGAAAACCATCTTCCCAACCCACAAGTCCAACAAAGCCAATACGAATCGATGATTCATCAAGCTAATATCCAGTTTCAAACCCCAGGTCAAGAAATGCCTACTTGCACCACATTGACTACCAGCCCCTGTGTTACATTTTCTAACGAAGCACGAATTATGGACCCTAATGTGGACCAATACCAGTCAAGTACCATTACCAACTTTAGCTCTCCAAATTCTCAGTTCAGTACTCATGATCAGTGGCAAAACAATGGAATGGGCTCCAATTTAGCTGAAGATTATTATGTGCCTGCTGTATCAAGTTACAACAGCAACGGCTACTATGGGTCTGACCTTATGGACCCTTCTTCCGAGACCTCGACTTTTATCTCCAACAGCAGCAACCAGAACTTTGGTTTTGCTTCAGTTTTATCAACTCCTTCTTCAAGTCCTACGCCATTGAACTCCAATTCAACTTACATCAATAGCAGCAGCGCTGAAGATGAGAGGGAAAGCTACTGCAGCAACATCTTGAAATTCGAAATCCCAGATATTTTGGATGCTATTAACTTCATGTAA